The following are encoded in a window of Streptomyces sp. 11x1 genomic DNA:
- a CDS encoding phage holin family protein, producing the protein MGGGRWRRVLSGVWRMLAVWAVSTLTMLVLAGALPDFRLQSESDESATQIAVTAALGAGAFGLLSSLVWPLLVRALLLVPALVLGLLVFFLNGSLLLLALRLNPSGQGAAAPETAVVVAAVMSAVASATGGALAVRDDDAYRRRLYRLADRRRGHAAGRPGPAGPGTLFLQLDGVGHDVLEAAAEKGLMPTVAAWLGLAPPPASAGIARPRPTHRLTPWRTDWSSQTGASQLGILHGTNHDVPAFRWYEKDTREVMVCNRPSSAAELQRRAVDHTGDGGLLTVDGASRGNLFSGGAEQLALVLSMAARRGRRNRSRAGYFAYFSDPANAVRTAMSFVADVLREIGQSTRARLAEQRPRVKRGGLYPFIRAFATVVERDVVVAAVIGDMFAGRAAIYADLVAYDEVAHHSGPHSRDAAKILERLDRSLALIAQVAEHAPRAYRIVLLSDHGQSPGETFLGRYGLTLGDLVRAGCGLAVPRRAQRTHSGAEARAAVRAALRIPVEEGVEEHRPTRRSEPITLASGNLGLVSFPDVSHRMSREEIDARHPALLSTLANHPGIGFVLVRSEKHGGVVLGAHGAEIPIDDLSDEHPGPLADFGPGAADAVRRTHGFPHTADIMVNSSYDPADGEVLAFEEQIGSHGGLGGCQSRPFLMSPLALSEPVTEDEPLVGAEHIHRVLRRWLREADGPQVPMAQLERSEGARGTARPATNRPAPATQQGPADA; encoded by the coding sequence GTGGGCGGTGGTCGTTGGCGGAGGGTGCTGAGCGGCGTCTGGCGGATGCTCGCCGTATGGGCGGTGTCCACCCTGACCATGCTCGTGCTGGCGGGCGCGCTCCCCGACTTCCGGCTCCAGTCCGAGAGCGACGAGAGCGCCACGCAGATCGCCGTGACCGCGGCGCTCGGCGCGGGCGCCTTCGGTCTGCTGTCCTCGCTCGTGTGGCCGCTGCTGGTGCGGGCCCTGCTGCTGGTGCCGGCACTCGTCCTCGGCCTGCTCGTCTTCTTCCTCAATGGCTCCCTGCTCCTGCTGGCCCTGCGGCTCAACCCCTCAGGCCAGGGCGCGGCCGCGCCCGAGACGGCCGTGGTCGTCGCCGCGGTGATGTCCGCCGTCGCCTCCGCCACCGGCGGCGCCCTCGCCGTACGGGACGACGACGCCTACCGGCGCCGCCTGTACCGCCTGGCCGACCGCCGCCGCGGGCACGCCGCCGGCCGCCCGGGGCCCGCCGGCCCCGGCACCCTCTTCCTCCAGCTCGACGGAGTCGGCCACGACGTGCTGGAGGCGGCGGCGGAGAAGGGGCTGATGCCCACCGTGGCCGCGTGGCTGGGCCTCGCGCCGCCGCCCGCCTCCGCCGGCATCGCCCGCCCCCGGCCCACGCACCGGCTCACCCCGTGGCGCACCGACTGGTCCAGCCAGACCGGCGCCAGCCAGCTCGGCATCCTGCACGGCACCAACCACGACGTGCCGGCCTTCCGCTGGTACGAGAAGGACACCCGGGAGGTGATGGTCTGCAACCGGCCCTCCAGCGCCGCCGAGCTCCAGCGCCGGGCCGTCGACCACACCGGCGACGGCGGTCTGCTGACCGTCGACGGCGCCAGCCGCGGCAACCTCTTCAGCGGCGGCGCCGAGCAGCTCGCGCTGGTGCTGTCGATGGCGGCCCGCCGGGGCAGGCGCAACCGGTCCCGCGCCGGCTACTTCGCCTACTTCTCCGACCCAGCCAACGCCGTCCGCACGGCCATGTCCTTCGTCGCCGACGTCCTGAGGGAGATCGGCCAGTCCACCCGGGCCCGGTTGGCCGAGCAGCGCCCGCGCGTCAAGCGCGGCGGGCTCTACCCGTTCATCCGGGCCTTCGCCACCGTCGTCGAGCGCGATGTCGTCGTCGCCGCGGTGATCGGGGACATGTTCGCCGGCCGCGCGGCGATCTACGCGGACCTGGTGGCGTACGACGAGGTCGCGCACCACTCCGGACCGCACAGCCGGGACGCCGCGAAGATCCTCGAACGCCTGGACCGCTCCCTCGCGTTGATCGCCCAGGTCGCCGAACACGCCCCGCGCGCCTACCGGATCGTCCTCCTCTCCGACCACGGCCAGAGCCCCGGGGAGACCTTCCTGGGCCGCTACGGCCTCACCCTGGGCGACCTGGTCCGCGCCGGCTGCGGCCTGGCCGTCCCGCGCCGCGCCCAGCGCACCCACAGCGGCGCCGAGGCACGCGCGGCGGTACGGGCCGCGCTGCGCATCCCCGTCGAGGAGGGCGTCGAGGAGCACCGCCCCACCCGCCGCTCCGAGCCCATCACGCTGGCCTCCGGCAACCTCGGCCTCGTCTCGTTCCCGGACGTCTCCCACCGGATGAGCCGCGAGGAGATCGACGCCCGTCACCCCGCGCTGCTCTCCACCCTGGCCAACCACCCCGGCATCGGATTCGTCCTCGTCCGCAGCGAGAAGCACGGCGGTGTGGTCCTCGGCGCGCACGGCGCGGAGATCCCGATCGACGATCTGAGCGACGAACACCCGGGCCCCCTGGCCGACTTCGGCCCCGGTGCCGCCGACGCCGTACGCCGCACGCACGGCTTCCCGCACACCGCCGACATCATGGTCAACTCCTCCTACGACCCCGCCGACGGCGAGGTCCTCGCCTTCGAGGAACAGATCGGCTCCCACGGAGGCCTGGGCGGCTGCCAGTCCCGCCCCTTCCTGATGTCCCCCCTGGCCCTCTCCGAGCCGGTGACGGAGGACGAGCCCCTGGTGGGCGCGGAACACATCCACCGCGTCCTGAGACGCTGGCTGAGGGAAGCGGACGGCCCCCAAGTACCCATGGCTCAACTGGAGCGCTCCGAAGGGGCGCGGGGAACTGCGCGACCAGCCACGAACCGACCCGCACCCGCCACCCAGCAGGGCCCGGCAGACGCTTAG